The Pseudoalteromonas rubra region TCGCCCGGATCTGAGCCACAGTGGCATCCACGTCCAGGGTATTGGTGTTGGTCATCGACTGTACGGCGATAGGTGCGCCGTCCCCGATGGGCACATTTCCCACATTAATACGCGTAGATTTTCTACGTTTGATCGGTGATTCTGAAAACATGACGATTACTCTGCTAACGGTAAATTAAATTTGGCTAAACGATTACGCGGCAGGCCGGAAATATCCACCGCAGCGCCATCAAGCGTGATGCTCACGGCCTGGTGTTTGCCCAGAACGACGGAAAACGGGGCCTGTCCACTGACGGTCATGGTATACCCGGCTTTCTTAACACCAAAGGCAACTCGCTCCTGACTGGCATCGAAGATCTCTACCCAGCTGTCTTCTTTAAACACCATCACAATGGTGTTCTGAACAAGCTCTGGCTGAGGGTTGGTTGCGGGCGCAGCTTGCACCTCAGCAACTTCATTGTTTTGTGCAATTGGCCTCGCTTCTGACTCTGATTGCGTAGCCATCTCAGGTGACTCTGACGCAGGTTCAGAGGTCATATCCTGGGTCGGTTTTTCGGCCTCAATGGTTATTTCGAGCTGGTTATCAGGGCCCACTGTGTCAGGCTCATCTGCCACGGTTTGCCCTGCACTTTGCTCGTTATTTTGCCCATCACCTGAAACAACATTGGCCTGAGGTATGTCACGCGCATCGCCCGGTGTGATTTCGCTCTGTGAACTGCTGTTTTGCCAGAACCAAATCGCTGAGCTGCCCACGACCAGAATTAAGACCGCATAACTGAACCACATCAGACGGTTGTCATGCGCTTCTTTCTCCGTGCGGCGAGAGAAGCTCTTCATTTTGCCTTTTTGCTCAGGTACA contains the following coding sequences:
- a CDS encoding RodZ domain-containing protein, encoding MNEAELDTENSSDLLSLGQTLAKARHDRGVSYEEITTRLKLSETQINKLEQDDYQNLGPETFVRGYIKSYCHLLGLDAQETLKLYQSPVVPEQKGKMKSFSRRTEKEAHDNRLMWFSYAVLILVVGSSAIWFWQNSSSQSEITPGDARDIPQANVVSGDGQNNEQSAGQTVADEPDTVGPDNQLEITIEAEKPTQDMTSEPASESPEMATQSESEARPIAQNNEVAEVQAAPATNPQPELVQNTIVMVFKEDSWVEIFDASQERVAFGVKKAGYTMTVSGQAPFSVVLGKHQAVSITLDGAAVDISGLPRNRLAKFNLPLAE